In the Oceanispirochaeta sp. M1 genome, one interval contains:
- a CDS encoding thiamine pyrophosphate-dependent enzyme: MAQQITVDPKKIRKADVIKLKDIPVNQYKSNITAETKKFGKDGLKRAYYDMLIIREFETMLNNIKREGNYQGIEYNHKGPAHLAIGQESAYVGQALALDPDDFIFGSHRSHGEILAKSFKAVYDLDESKLTSTMEGFMGGDTLKVVQDHHNGESVRDTAENFVLYGALAEVFARKAGFNRGLGGSMHTFFAPFGSMPNNAIVGGSGDIALGAALFKRVNRKKGIVIANIGDGSLACGPVWEGLMMAAMDQYKTLWDKDLGGMPPYLLNVFNNFYAMGGQPVGETMGFGMAARLGAGVNPENMHAERVDGFNPLSVAEATARKKEILLKGDGPALLDTITYRQSGHSPSDASSYRSKDEMDAFAAMDCIVEFGDYLKKNKIVTQKEMDGMKEKVVNKITTTMKLAIDDSVSPRVDGQFIESVMYSMGNMPKMEEREAEVLMPLEENPRVIQLKRKARYGYDESGKKLPANKTYAFRDGIFEAMAHRFYEDPTMIAYGEDVRDWGGAFACYRGLTEALPYHRFFNSPISEASIVGSAVGYAMAGGRAVVELMYCDFLGRAGDEVFNQMPKWQSMSAGVLKMPLVLRVSVGAKYGAQHSQDWSALVAHIPGLKVMFPATPYDAKGMLNLALRGTDPVIFLESQKVYGEAELFEKDGVPEGYYEVPEGEPAVRKEGNDLTIMTIGATLYPAMDAAKVLEEKYGLSVEVIDLRFINPLNYEPLVDSLKKTGRCVLVSDATERGSFSHNVASNLTRLAFDYLDAPPVVVGSRNWISPPAEMEEIFFPQISWILDSIHEQILPLPGHTVETVQTNGDWVRRLREGV, encoded by the coding sequence ATGGCACAGCAAATTACAGTAGATCCTAAGAAAATCAGAAAGGCGGATGTTATCAAACTGAAAGACATCCCCGTCAATCAGTATAAATCAAACATAACTGCGGAAACAAAAAAGTTCGGTAAGGACGGTCTGAAACGGGCGTACTACGATATGCTTATTATCCGTGAGTTTGAAACCATGCTTAATAATATTAAGCGTGAAGGTAATTATCAGGGAATTGAATATAACCATAAGGGTCCTGCTCACCTGGCTATCGGTCAGGAATCTGCCTATGTCGGACAGGCTCTGGCTCTGGACCCCGATGACTTTATCTTCGGATCTCACCGTTCTCACGGAGAAATCCTGGCTAAGAGCTTCAAGGCCGTTTATGACCTGGATGAAAGCAAACTGACTTCCACCATGGAAGGCTTTATGGGTGGAGATACACTTAAAGTTGTACAGGACCATCACAATGGTGAGTCTGTACGTGATACAGCTGAAAACTTTGTTCTCTATGGTGCTCTTGCGGAAGTTTTTGCCAGAAAGGCCGGATTCAACAGAGGTCTTGGCGGTTCCATGCATACCTTCTTTGCCCCCTTCGGCAGTATGCCCAACAACGCCATTGTAGGTGGTTCCGGGGATATCGCTCTGGGAGCCGCACTCTTTAAAAGAGTCAACAGAAAGAAAGGTATCGTTATTGCCAATATCGGTGACGGTTCTCTGGCTTGTGGTCCTGTTTGGGAAGGCCTGATGATGGCTGCCATGGATCAGTACAAGACTCTCTGGGACAAGGATCTGGGCGGAATGCCTCCTTACCTGCTGAACGTCTTCAACAACTTCTATGCCATGGGTGGACAGCCTGTTGGTGAAACCATGGGATTTGGAATGGCCGCCCGTCTTGGTGCCGGTGTTAATCCCGAAAATATGCATGCCGAGCGTGTAGACGGGTTTAACCCCCTCTCCGTAGCCGAGGCAACAGCCAGAAAGAAAGAGATCCTCCTGAAGGGAGACGGTCCCGCCCTTCTGGATACAATCACCTACCGGCAGTCCGGTCACTCTCCCTCGGATGCCTCTTCCTACAGAAGCAAGGATGAGATGGATGCCTTTGCAGCAATGGATTGTATTGTTGAGTTCGGTGATTACCTGAAGAAAAACAAGATTGTTACACAGAAAGAAATGGACGGCATGAAAGAGAAGGTTGTGAACAAGATAACCACAACCATGAAGCTCGCCATTGATGATTCTGTCAGTCCCCGCGTGGACGGACAGTTTATTGAATCTGTCATGTACTCCATGGGTAATATGCCTAAGATGGAAGAACGGGAAGCAGAGGTTCTGATGCCTCTGGAAGAAAATCCTCGTGTAATACAGCTTAAGAGAAAAGCACGTTACGGTTATGATGAATCTGGAAAGAAGCTTCCCGCCAATAAAACTTATGCCTTCAGAGATGGTATCTTTGAAGCCATGGCACACCGTTTTTATGAAGACCCCACCATGATTGCCTACGGTGAGGATGTAAGAGACTGGGGCGGTGCATTCGCCTGTTACAGAGGTCTTACCGAAGCCCTCCCGTACCACCGTTTTTTCAACTCTCCTATTTCTGAAGCGTCTATTGTCGGTTCTGCCGTCGGTTACGCCATGGCCGGTGGCCGTGCAGTTGTAGAGCTGATGTATTGTGACTTCCTGGGAAGAGCAGGGGATGAAGTATTCAACCAGATGCCCAAATGGCAGTCCATGTCAGCGGGTGTTCTTAAAATGCCTCTGGTATTAAGAGTATCTGTGGGTGCCAAGTACGGTGCACAGCACTCCCAGGACTGGTCTGCACTTGTTGCCCATATTCCCGGACTGAAAGTCATGTTTCCCGCCACTCCCTACGATGCAAAGGGTATGCTGAACCTCGCCTTGAGAGGAACCGACCCTGTGATCTTCCTGGAAAGTCAGAAAGTATACGGCGAAGCCGAACTCTTTGAAAAAGACGGAGTTCCTGAAGGCTACTATGAAGTACCTGAAGGTGAACCTGCAGTCCGTAAGGAAGGTAATGATCTGACTATCATGACCATCGGTGCAACACTGTATCCTGCCATGGATGCCGCAAAGGTTCTTGAAGAGAAGTACGGACTCTCTGTGGAAGTTATCGACCTCAGATTTATCAATCCCCTGAACTATGAACCCCTGGTGGATTCGCTTAAGAAAACAGGACGTTGTGTTCTGGTTTCCGATGCGACTGAGCGTGGATCATTCTCTCACAATGTGGCTTCCAATCTGACACGTCTGGCCTTTGATTATCTGGATGCTCCTCCTGTGGTTGTGGGTTCCAGAAACTGGATTTCACCTCCTGCTGAGATGGAAGAGATTTTCTTCCCCCAGATCAGCTGGATTCTCGACTCAATTCATGAGCAGATCCTGCCCTTACCTGGACATACTGTGGAAACAGTACAGACTAACGGTGACTGGGTTCGCAGATTGAGAGAAGGTGTCTGA
- the lpdA gene encoding dihydrolipoyl dehydrogenase, producing MEHYDLIVIGAGPGGYVAAERAGHAGKKVLLIEKDNLGGVCTNHGCIPTKSLLNSSKLYKKALHGEAYGVIAGNVEFSLEKAMAHKQETIDTLRKGIAFLMKTNKVDVVFAEAEVVSAKTVKAGGKEYSFDNLFVASGSTAFVPPIPGADLPHVLTNEGILQVAKLPENLVVIGGGVIGVEFASFFSAVGVKVTVVEMMDEIIPLMDADFSKALRKNLSKVDFHLKAKVTKIDASNVYFEKDGAETALPADMVLMSVGRRPLTLGLEKIGVDVAAQGIRVDEQMRTNLPGIFAIGDVNGLSLLAHSASRMGEVAVNTILGKSDLMRYGAVPWAVYTDPEAAGCGLTEAQAREEGFEVKTATVPMRANGRFLAEQGKKEPGMCKVVVEEGSGLLLGVHMLGVYSSEIIHSAAAMMEMELRVQDIKEIIFPHPSVSEIIKDALWAL from the coding sequence ATGGAACATTATGATCTGATAGTAATCGGAGCCGGACCTGGGGGCTATGTTGCCGCCGAGCGTGCCGGACATGCAGGCAAAAAAGTTCTGCTTATTGAAAAAGATAATCTGGGAGGCGTCTGTACAAACCACGGATGTATCCCCACCAAGAGTCTATTGAACTCTTCCAAATTGTATAAGAAAGCCCTCCATGGTGAGGCTTACGGAGTAATTGCCGGAAATGTAGAGTTCAGTCTTGAAAAGGCTATGGCCCATAAACAGGAGACAATCGATACACTCCGAAAGGGTATTGCCTTTCTGATGAAGACAAATAAGGTTGATGTTGTTTTTGCAGAAGCCGAAGTGGTATCAGCTAAAACAGTAAAGGCCGGCGGTAAAGAATATAGTTTTGATAATCTTTTTGTTGCCAGCGGCTCCACGGCCTTTGTCCCTCCCATTCCCGGAGCTGATCTGCCCCATGTTCTGACAAACGAAGGAATTCTGCAGGTAGCAAAACTTCCCGAGAATCTGGTTGTTATCGGTGGTGGTGTTATCGGGGTTGAGTTTGCATCCTTCTTTTCTGCTGTAGGTGTGAAAGTCACCGTTGTTGAGATGATGGATGAAATCATTCCCCTTATGGATGCCGATTTTTCCAAAGCCCTGCGCAAGAATCTCTCCAAAGTGGATTTCCATCTGAAGGCAAAGGTCACAAAGATCGATGCCTCCAATGTCTACTTTGAAAAAGACGGTGCTGAAACAGCACTACCCGCAGATATGGTTCTTATGTCTGTAGGCCGTCGGCCTCTGACTCTGGGTCTGGAAAAAATCGGTGTGGATGTGGCAGCTCAGGGTATCCGTGTGGATGAGCAGATGAGAACCAATCTCCCCGGCATTTTTGCCATCGGTGATGTGAATGGGTTATCTCTTCTGGCTCACTCAGCCTCCCGCATGGGAGAAGTTGCGGTGAATACTATTCTTGGAAAGTCGGACCTGATGCGTTACGGTGCTGTTCCCTGGGCTGTTTACACAGATCCCGAAGCAGCAGGCTGCGGACTGACCGAAGCTCAGGCCAGGGAAGAAGGATTCGAAGTCAAAACTGCTACTGTACCTATGCGTGCCAATGGCCGCTTTCTGGCAGAGCAGGGAAAAAAAGAACCCGGAATGTGTAAGGTCGTCGTAGAAGAGGGAAGTGGTCTTCTTCTGGGAGTCCATATGCTTGGTGTATACAGCTCGGAAATTATCCATTCGGCGGCAGCCATGATGGAGATGGAACTGAGAGTTCAGGATATTAAAGAAATTATCTTTCCCCACCCATCGGTGTCGGAAATTATTAAAGATGCCCTGTGGGCCTTATAA
- a CDS encoding dihydrolipoamide acetyltransferase family protein, protein MAEIVVMPKAGNSVESCIILEWTKSEGDTVSVGDVLCEAETDKATVTVESTASGVLLKQLFQVDDDVPVMQPMAVIGEAGEDITALLAELGSGSADSSQASDAAVESPAAAEASPAEQSAVQASQEVAAGTSGFASPRARNLAAAKAVALDKISGTGPEGRIVERDVLAALEGQAPLTPAAMEELIRSGKTAPARGTGLGGRVLKSDLLDVPAASAVLSSAAVSMDFPGEASDIKVKGVRKITASRMLESLTQTAQLTMNTSADATRILALRKRLKNSPEEMGLQKVTINDLVMLVTARTLKDFPEMNAHFLGDSIKQFKSVHLGCAVDTPRGLMVPVVRFADTLSLKELGTETKRVFGKCLEGQVDPEELTGGTFTITNLGAMGIESFTPVLNKPEVGILGVCTIQPKPVMKGEDVAFIPHMGLSLTFDHQATDGAPAGRFLKALVANLENIDLVLAL, encoded by the coding sequence ATGGCAGAAATTGTTGTAATGCCGAAAGCCGGTAATTCAGTTGAATCCTGTATCATACTTGAATGGACAAAATCTGAAGGTGATACAGTCTCGGTTGGAGATGTTTTATGTGAGGCGGAAACCGATAAGGCTACCGTCACTGTCGAGTCGACAGCATCAGGAGTTCTTTTGAAACAGTTGTTTCAGGTGGATGATGATGTTCCTGTTATGCAGCCCATGGCTGTAATTGGTGAGGCTGGTGAAGATATCACTGCCCTGCTTGCTGAATTGGGAAGCGGATCTGCGGATTCTTCTCAGGCATCGGATGCTGCTGTAGAATCTCCTGCCGCAGCCGAAGCCTCTCCTGCAGAGCAGTCCGCTGTTCAGGCATCACAGGAAGTTGCAGCCGGAACATCCGGTTTTGCTTCACCCCGGGCCAGAAATCTGGCAGCCGCCAAGGCTGTCGCTCTTGATAAGATATCCGGTACCGGACCTGAAGGACGTATCGTGGAACGTGATGTTCTGGCCGCTCTTGAAGGTCAGGCTCCCCTGACTCCCGCTGCCATGGAAGAATTGATCCGCAGCGGTAAGACAGCCCCTGCCAGAGGAACCGGTCTTGGAGGCCGTGTACTTAAATCAGATCTGCTTGATGTACCTGCAGCTTCTGCCGTGCTTAGTTCTGCGGCTGTATCAATGGACTTCCCCGGAGAAGCATCTGATATCAAAGTTAAGGGTGTCCGTAAGATCACAGCATCAAGAATGCTTGAATCTCTGACGCAAACTGCACAGCTCACCATGAATACTTCAGCCGATGCAACTCGTATTCTAGCTCTGCGTAAACGGCTCAAAAACTCTCCCGAAGAAATGGGACTGCAGAAGGTAACAATCAACGATCTTGTGATGCTTGTTACAGCACGGACTCTGAAAGATTTTCCCGAAATGAATGCCCACTTCCTGGGTGACAGTATTAAGCAGTTCAAGTCAGTACATCTGGGATGCGCCGTTGATACTCCCCGGGGACTGATGGTTCCTGTAGTCCGCTTCGCCGATACACTCAGCCTCAAAGAGCTGGGCACAGAAACTAAGAGAGTCTTTGGTAAATGCCTTGAGGGTCAGGTTGATCCTGAAGAGCTCACAGGCGGTACATTTACCATTACAAATCTTGGTGCCATGGGGATTGAAAGTTTTACTCCCGTACTGAATAAGCCGGAAGTCGGAATCCTGGGTGTATGCACCATACAGCCCAAACCCGTAATGAAGGGTGAGGATGTAGCTTTTATCCCTCATATGGGACTGAGCCTGACCTTTGATCATCAGGCAACTGATGGAGCACCTGCCGGACGTTTTTTGAAGGCACTTGTTGCAAATCTTGAAAATATCGATCTTGTACTGGCTCTGTAG
- a CDS encoding sugar phosphate isomerase/epimerase, which produces MKPSVSMWSMDRMIQAQELSQLSFIQWAARKKLQYVELLSYYMEREKNLEEVLAELKKRKIKVSCYTILSDFSTTGSILSKEFIHDLDIAEKLKAPFVRILAGDSNPDEQNAKVQIVNGIKTAADEAEKRNLKLIIENIGPYSCHSSEVKNILDLVDSPCVRLNFDTANPLLADEDPISSISKLSPYIEYVHFKDFVSEKNSNYSQIVEKDLSREQSSKTGHKMTGTIAGGGEINLPEMVKILIDRKYEGFISIEYEGTGDSMSETESSLSYMRSLL; this is translated from the coding sequence ATGAAACCTTCAGTAAGCATGTGGAGTATGGACAGAATGATTCAGGCTCAAGAATTATCTCAACTCTCATTTATACAATGGGCAGCAAGGAAAAAATTACAATATGTAGAATTGCTCAGTTACTATATGGAAAGAGAGAAGAATCTTGAGGAAGTGCTGGCAGAGTTAAAGAAAAGAAAGATCAAAGTATCCTGCTACACAATATTAAGTGATTTCTCTACAACTGGAAGTATACTCAGTAAAGAATTCATCCATGATCTGGATATTGCTGAAAAGCTCAAGGCGCCTTTTGTCAGGATATTGGCAGGAGACTCAAATCCAGATGAACAGAATGCAAAAGTTCAAATTGTCAACGGAATTAAAACAGCAGCAGATGAAGCGGAGAAGCGGAACCTGAAACTGATTATTGAAAATATTGGTCCCTACAGCTGCCATTCATCAGAAGTAAAAAACATTCTTGACCTTGTTGATTCTCCCTGTGTCCGGCTGAATTTTGACACTGCAAACCCTCTTCTGGCGGATGAAGATCCAATATCGTCCATTTCAAAATTAAGTCCCTACATAGAATATGTTCACTTTAAAGACTTTGTTAGTGAAAAAAATTCAAATTACAGCCAGATTGTTGAAAAGGATTTGTCACGAGAGCAATCTTCGAAAACTGGACACAAAATGACAGGAACCATAGCAGGTGGGGGAGAAATCAATCTACCAGAGATGGTTAAGATACTTATTGATAGAAAATATGAGGGCTTTATTTCCATCGAGTATGAAGGAACCGGAGATTCTATGAGTGAAACAGAGAGTTCTCTATCCTATATGAGATCCCTATTATAA
- a CDS encoding ABC transporter permease: protein MQHRRTGIATLFKPNLILLWVLFLMVLFFSTQSQAFRSVDNLMEILRSCGIIALMVLGVTWIVASGETDISFPEIAGFASMMTALMVKNGMIWGMAAMVAILSGILYGLLSGTLITRFRFPALIATIAVGSLAKAVANIINKGQPLYLMSIDPTVQFLVYGKVLGLPVLFLLVVVIYGIAAWIQDYTTTGQHLYALGENRKASLEAGIKEKKIIMSFFALSALLASFSGVLLAASFSSGQPRIGSSFFIDGLTTVFLGAMIIKAGKPNVIGTLIGAIIISVLSNGITMLGVPYYIGSIIKGILMIAGVTVIVLSRRGIIK from the coding sequence ATGCAGCATCGTAGAACCGGTATCGCTACACTTTTTAAACCGAATCTAATTCTTTTATGGGTCTTATTTCTTATGGTTCTGTTTTTCTCTACCCAGTCTCAGGCATTCAGATCTGTTGACAATCTAATGGAGATCTTACGCTCCTGTGGGATCATTGCTTTGATGGTATTAGGTGTAACATGGATTGTTGCCAGTGGAGAAACTGATATCAGCTTTCCGGAAATTGCCGGTTTCGCCAGTATGATGACTGCTTTAATGGTCAAAAATGGAATGATCTGGGGAATGGCAGCCATGGTGGCTATCCTTTCCGGGATACTCTATGGATTATTGAGTGGAACCCTTATTACCAGATTCAGATTTCCTGCCCTGATTGCCACGATTGCCGTAGGAAGTCTGGCTAAGGCAGTGGCTAATATTATTAATAAGGGCCAGCCTCTCTACCTGATGTCTATTGATCCGACTGTTCAATTTCTTGTTTATGGAAAGGTTCTTGGACTCCCTGTTCTTTTTCTATTGGTCGTTGTCATTTACGGGATAGCTGCCTGGATACAGGATTATACTACTACGGGACAGCATCTCTATGCTCTGGGTGAAAATCGAAAGGCTTCACTTGAAGCGGGGATCAAAGAGAAAAAAATAATAATGAGTTTCTTTGCATTATCAGCCTTACTTGCATCATTCAGTGGAGTGCTGTTGGCAGCATCATTCAGTTCCGGTCAGCCTCGAATCGGCAGTTCTTTTTTTATTGACGGATTAACAACTGTTTTTCTTGGTGCCATGATTATAAAGGCCGGTAAACCCAATGTCATTGGTACGCTGATCGGAGCCATAATTATTTCTGTATTGAGTAACGGTATAACTATGCTGGGAGTTCCCTATTATATTGGATCGATTATCAAAGGGATTCTGATGATTGCCGGTGTTACGGTGATTGTATTATCCAGAAGAGGAATTATTAAATAG
- a CDS encoding ABC transporter permease: MNKIKENFSIIAFSLLTLLVLIIFGTFSEQFFTVGNFLKAFKHLSITAISALGLTFVVSIGHNDMSFHYFSCFSAMTMSWLIGLGFPPLAAILIGLLPAVLFGFINGVAIGTLELPDMIVTIGLGSAVYGLAYIYSGGSYIYRNFQKSGIMELNNATVAGLPLPVIFLIILYFSAWLLLHRSVHGRRFYAIGSNKTAALFSAIPVKKYIIAAFVICAVLSSFTNMVQIAAQGKGYLKGGLMLLMPSWAAVFVGISIFKKPTVYGTFLGAFLISIMQNGFTLMAVPFYFMDLVIGIVLIFSIIISGLEFTGKKKSQVLKKGEINAAS, from the coding sequence ATGAATAAAATTAAAGAGAACTTTTCAATTATAGCCTTTTCATTGCTGACTCTTCTTGTTTTGATCATTTTTGGAACATTCAGCGAGCAATTTTTTACTGTCGGCAATTTTTTAAAGGCATTTAAACATCTCTCTATCACTGCTATTTCGGCATTGGGTCTGACATTTGTAGTCAGTATTGGTCACAATGATATGTCTTTTCATTATTTCAGCTGTTTTTCAGCTATGACAATGAGCTGGTTGATCGGTCTTGGATTTCCTCCATTGGCCGCCATTCTGATCGGATTATTACCTGCTGTATTGTTTGGATTTATCAATGGGGTTGCCATAGGCACTCTGGAACTGCCGGATATGATTGTTACAATAGGTCTGGGGTCTGCTGTGTATGGATTGGCTTATATCTATAGTGGTGGATCTTATATTTATAGGAATTTTCAGAAAAGCGGGATAATGGAGCTGAATAATGCAACTGTTGCCGGTTTGCCCCTGCCCGTCATATTTTTGATTATTCTATATTTTTCAGCATGGTTGCTGCTTCATCGCTCCGTTCATGGTCGAAGATTTTATGCCATAGGCAGCAATAAAACAGCCGCCCTGTTCTCAGCCATCCCTGTAAAAAAATATATTATTGCCGCATTTGTTATTTGTGCTGTACTAAGTTCATTTACAAATATGGTTCAGATAGCCGCACAGGGAAAGGGGTATCTGAAGGGTGGATTGATGCTGTTAATGCCTTCATGGGCTGCAGTTTTTGTAGGGATTTCCATTTTTAAGAAACCAACAGTATACGGAACCTTTTTAGGAGCCTTTCTTATTTCAATAATGCAGAATGGTTTTACTCTTATGGCTGTCCCTTTTTATTTTATGGATCTTGTAATAGGTATAGTCCTTATTTTTTCTATCATTATTTCTGGATTGGAATTTACGGGAAAAAAGAAGAGTCAGGTTTTGAAAAAAGGAGAAATCAATGCAGCATCGTAG
- a CDS encoding sugar ABC transporter ATP-binding protein — MAEYSLEMKGIRKQFPGVLALDDADFSLKKGEVHALLGINGAGKSTLIKVLSGIYRKDQGSILINGKSVEINDTVSSKNHGVATVYQDPQMIPSFTAYENIFLGNESEGKGLFPVINRRKLRQKAGALLKKFPVNLDLNIPVSSLEAVERESVAILRALSQENMHILILDEPTSILTQKEISVLFEQIKLLQKQGISIIYITHRLDEVFKIADSFTVFRNGKDVGSYQTSDAGMDHAKIAELMLGDKLEKIYPDKSKNIAELVLKVEDLTLSGAYQNVSFEARKGEVLGVFGLVGSGIDELSKSLFGVLPPTSGLIEKNHKKIKLKSAVDGLKNGIYLIPGDRRQEGQIGDESVSFNMTLSNLKKTSTAALVNHKKEIADSRELIDKLDVRPKDSTKKVSLLSGGNQQKVVIAKGLYTDSDIYIFCEPTVGVDVGAKASIYQVIRDLSVDHCVLVIGSDCEEVLGICDRAIVLYKGQMVLNKAAHDVKLDEMLLYGLTGGDNNE, encoded by the coding sequence GTGGCTGAATACAGTCTTGAAATGAAGGGTATCAGGAAACAGTTTCCCGGTGTTCTAGCCCTTGATGATGCAGATTTTTCCCTAAAAAAGGGAGAAGTACATGCATTGCTGGGAATTAATGGTGCCGGTAAGTCAACATTAATAAAAGTATTATCCGGAATATACCGGAAAGATCAGGGAAGTATTCTTATCAATGGAAAATCGGTTGAGATAAATGATACGGTTTCATCAAAAAATCATGGTGTGGCCACAGTGTATCAGGATCCACAGATGATTCCATCATTTACAGCCTATGAGAATATCTTTCTTGGAAATGAATCGGAAGGGAAAGGACTTTTTCCTGTCATAAATCGAAGAAAATTAAGACAGAAAGCAGGGGCGCTATTGAAGAAATTCCCTGTGAATTTAGATCTAAATATTCCTGTCAGTTCGTTGGAAGCTGTTGAAAGGGAGAGTGTGGCCATCTTGAGAGCCCTTTCTCAGGAAAATATGCATATCCTGATTTTGGATGAACCAACTTCAATTTTAACACAAAAGGAAATCTCTGTGCTTTTTGAGCAGATTAAACTGCTGCAGAAACAAGGTATCTCTATTATATATATCACCCATCGTCTGGATGAGGTTTTTAAAATTGCCGATAGTTTTACAGTTTTCAGAAATGGCAAGGATGTAGGTTCATATCAAACTTCGGATGCCGGGATGGATCATGCAAAGATTGCCGAGCTGATGCTGGGAGATAAACTGGAGAAAATCTATCCGGATAAATCCAAAAATATTGCTGAGCTTGTTTTAAAAGTTGAGGATCTGACTCTGAGCGGAGCATATCAGAATGTTTCGTTTGAGGCTCGTAAAGGGGAAGTTCTGGGTGTTTTTGGACTTGTCGGGTCAGGAATTGATGAACTATCCAAATCTTTGTTTGGTGTACTTCCACCCACAAGCGGATTAATCGAAAAGAATCATAAGAAGATCAAGTTAAAGTCTGCAGTTGATGGTCTTAAAAATGGTATCTATCTGATTCCAGGAGACAGGCGGCAGGAAGGTCAGATCGGCGATGAGTCTGTCAGCTTTAATATGACTCTTTCTAATCTAAAAAAAACCTCGACCGCTGCTTTAGTTAATCATAAAAAAGAAATAGCAGACAGCCGGGAGCTTATTGATAAACTGGATGTACGGCCAAAAGACAGTACGAAGAAAGTCTCCCTGCTCAGTGGTGGAAATCAGCAGAAAGTCGTTATTGCCAAGGGACTGTATACTGACTCCGATATTTATATTTTTTGTGAACCTACTGTAGGTGTTGATGTCGGTGCCAAAGCAAGTATCTATCAGGTAATAAGGGATCTTTCAGTGGATCATTGTGTTCTTGTTATCGGGTCTGATTGTGAAGAGGTTTTAGGGATCTGTGACAGGGCCATTGTTTTGTATAAAGGACAGATGGTGCTGAATAAGGCTGCCCATGATGTCAAACTTGATGAAATGCTCCTGTACGGGCTGACCGGTGGAGATAATAATGAATAA
- a CDS encoding sugar ABC transporter substrate-binding protein, with product MKRLSVLFLVAVMSVMVGCTNGDSSVEVSSDTADKAEVKMAPKSDVYCVALGWQENESGQRQTVGYEDAFADFGIPADKVMWSNANYDAKLQSEQIDAFIKMNPKALFVTPSDPAGITQAVKRATDAGIPVFVADAIIAGVPAVTSICSNDFGMGTWSMKWIIDQIGGKGKVAVIDLPSNEAWDLRGQGARYILSQYPDIEVVANWSWDSTGAVTPRQAVENMLTANPNAGDLDAIWCAWDGAAMEGALAIQDAGRADEIITTGIDGGEYAFEIMKDDGVFALTMAQSIYYMSYNSVRYAKDYLDGKQVPRFIIAPVYAATQSVLKAAPSDAFNYDIPGKADEYGWTPVL from the coding sequence ATGAAAAGATTATCTGTTTTATTTCTGGTTGCAGTAATGTCTGTAATGGTCGGCTGTACAAATGGAGACAGTTCTGTAGAGGTTTCATCAGATACTGCTGACAAGGCAGAAGTCAAAATGGCTCCCAAGTCAGATGTTTATTGTGTGGCATTGGGATGGCAGGAGAATGAATCGGGTCAGAGACAAACTGTCGGTTATGAAGACGCATTTGCTGATTTCGGAATTCCCGCTGATAAGGTCATGTGGTCAAATGCCAATTATGATGCAAAGCTCCAGTCTGAGCAGATTGATGCATTTATCAAGATGAATCCGAAAGCTTTGTTTGTTACTCCTTCAGATCCTGCCGGTATTACTCAGGCTGTTAAAAGAGCCACTGATGCAGGAATCCCTGTATTCGTTGCTGATGCCATTATTGCAGGAGTTCCTGCAGTTACATCCATCTGTTCCAATGACTTTGGAATGGGTACCTGGTCAATGAAATGGATTATTGATCAGATAGGCGGCAAAGGTAAAGTTGCTGTTATTGATCTTCCCAGTAATGAAGCATGGGATCTTCGTGGACAGGGTGCCCGATACATACTTAGTCAGTATCCAGATATTGAAGTTGTAGCAAATTGGTCCTGGGATTCCACAGGAGCAGTAACTCCTCGTCAGGCAGTAGAAAATATGCTTACTGCAAACCCCAATGCAGGAGATCTTGATGCAATCTGGTGTGCATGGGATGGAGCCGCAATGGAAGGTGCACTGGCAATCCAGGATGCAGGACGCGCAGATGAAATCATTACAACAGGTATCGATGGTGGCGAGTATGCTTTTGAAATCATGAAAGATGATGGTGTCTTTGCCCTGACTATGGCCCAGAGTATTTACTACATGTCATATAACAGTGTGCGTTATGCAAAAGATTATCTGGATGGAAAACAAGTTCCCAGATTTATCATTGCTCCTGTATACGCGGCAACTCAAAGTGTTCTTAAGGCTGCTCCCTCTGATGCATTTAACTATGACATCCCCGGAAAAGCTGATGAATATGGTTGGACTCCTGTTCTCTAA